ACGGGAGTGAGCAATGGTCGCCAATGTCATGCTGATCGTCGAGCGAGAGTTCGACTATCCCCAGAAACGTGTCTTCAGGGCATGGACCGCCCCGGAGGAGATGATGCTCTGGCGAGGTAGTCCCGGCTGGCACGTCGAGCAGGAGACGGTCTCCTCGGAGTTGAGGCTCGGCGGCAAGCACCACCACGTCAAGATCCGCGACAATGACCCGAGCGTCAGGGTCACCACCGACGCCGTCTTCACCGAGTACTTCGACCCAGACGTCTTCGTCGCCAAACAGCGGATCACCGGCGATCCTGGCATCGACCCGGACGTCCCCATGGAACTTCGCGTCGAATTCACCAAATACGGTCGCGACAGCGGCAGGACCCTGGTGCGCATCGTGCAGGGACCCTACGAGCCCTCCCGCGCCGAATACCACGCCACCGGCTGGGAGCGGGAGTTGAACCGCCTTGAGGAATTCCTGGCCACCAACCCTGAGGGGGATGCTCGATGAGCGCGACGACGGTGCGGCAGAAGCCGCTCATGACGATGCCGCAGATCCTGCTGATGAACCTGGGATTCTTCGGTATCCAGTACTCCTTCGGCATGCAGCAGACGGCCATCAACCCCATCTACCAGTTCCTCGGCGCAGACCCCGAGGAAATGCCGCTGCTGAACCTGGCCGGGCCGATCACCGGCCTGCTGATCCAGCCCATGATCGGCGCCATCTCGGACAAGACATGGGTTCCGAAGTGGGGCCGCAGGCGTCCATTCCTGCTGGCCGGCGCCATCGGCTGCTCCGTGTGCCTGTTCCTGTTCCCCTTCGCCTCAGCAGTGTGGATGGCCGTGCTGCTGCTGTGGCTGCTCGACGTGTCCAACAACACCGCCATGGAGCCCTACCGGGCGTTCATCTCCGACAGACTGCCGCCGTCGCAGCTGGCCAAGGGCTTCCTGGCCCAGTCCTTCTTCGCCGGCCTCGGCATCACCCTGGCCAACGTGTCGCTGTTCGTGTTCCAGCAGGTCATCCCCGGCATCTTCGGCAGCCTTCCCTCTTGGGTGATGGCCTCATTCATGCTGGGTACCGTCGCCTCCATC
The sequence above is drawn from the Arachnia rubra genome and encodes:
- a CDS encoding SRPBCC family protein — encoded protein: MVANVMLIVEREFDYPQKRVFRAWTAPEEMMLWRGSPGWHVEQETVSSELRLGGKHHHVKIRDNDPSVRVTTDAVFTEYFDPDVFVAKQRITGDPGIDPDVPMELRVEFTKYGRDSGRTLVRIVQGPYEPSRAEYHATGWERELNRLEEFLATNPEGDAR